The genomic window ACTGCGTACCCCCGTTCCCCTGAACCCCCGGACGACGGCGCGACCATGACCCAGGCACCGACACCCACCGCGGACAGCGTCCGCCGGCTGGTCCGTTCCCTGCTGAAGAACGGGGAGGGCCGGGGCGGCGGCCCCGATGTGCGGCCCGTCGCCGGGGACGAGGCGCGCCGCACCTGGTGGGTCGGCACCCGCCATGTGCTGCGCCTGACCACCGACCGGCACGCCGTCGGACGGCAGCTGCGCGAACTGCGGCTGCGGGACCTGGTCCGCCCGCACATCGGCGTCGCCGTCCCGGTGAGCGTCGCGGCCGGGGAGTGGTCCGGGGGCCTCACCTACACGCTCGACACGAGGCTGCCCGGCGGCACGGCGGAGGACCACGACGTGTCCGCCGTGGGCGAGGCCGATCTGGCGGCACTTCTCACGGGGCTGCGCGAGGTGCCGCTGCGGCAGGCCGAGACGCTCGGGGTGCCCCGGCTGGCCCCGCGCTCCCTTGAGGCGTTGCGTACGGCCGCCGGGCGCGCGGCGCGGGTCCTCGCCGAGGCCGACGAGTTCGACGCGGCTCGGCTCGGGCAGCTCACGCCCGCGAGCGCCACGCAGCTGACGGCGCCGGCCGCGGTCCTGGTCCACCACGGCCTCACCGGCGACCACCTCGTCGTCAGCGCCGACGGCCGGGTCCGTGGCGTCCTCGACTGGACCGACGCGGTCATCGGTGACCCCGCCGAGGACATCGCCGGCCTCGCCACGGCCGTCGGTTCCCCCGCCGCCGTCCGCGCCGCCACTCTCGCGGGCTACGGCGCCCGCCCCTGCCTGCGCGGCCTCTGGCTCTCCCGGTGCGACACGGTCATCGCCCTCGCGGAGGGGGTGCGGGGCCGAGCCGCCGCGCCACTCCCGGTCCTCCGGGACCGCCTGCGGCGCACCTGGGAGGCGATCCTGCTGGAGCGGGTGACGGATCTGCGGGGCGAGGACTGAGGACATCCGCCGGGCGGGGGCGCCCAATAGCTCGGGGATGCGTGTTGTAGGGCGACTGCGGGTGGGACGTGGCTGATCGCGCAGTTCCCCGCGCCCCCGACGGGGCGCGACCCCGCTGACTTGCCTGCCCTAGCTGCGGGCAGTCGTGCCGCTGGGGCGATGGGGGTACCTCCCGCTCGAGCGAAGCCGAGAGTGGGGGAGGGTGGGCGCAGCGGCACCTCGTAGCGCCGAGTCGCGCACCGCCCACGCCCAGCCCCAGCCGCCGGGTGCCCAGCTCACGCCACCGTCAGCACCACGCACGACTCCCCGGCCAGGCTCAGCGACCCGTCCGCCCCCGGCCCCTCCACCGGCTCCCAAGCCGCCAGCACCCGCGCATGGGGCACCCCGACCGGAATCGCGGCCGTTTCCCTCCCCAGATTCACCGCCACCAGGACATCCCCCCGCCGGAAGCCGAACCACCGGGCCTCCTCGTCGAACGCGACCTTGACGTCGGACAGGTCGGGGTCGGAGAGGTCGGGCAGGGTGTGGCGCAGGGCGATGAGGTCGCGGTACCAGGCCAGAACGCGGGCGTGGGGCTCGCGCGCGGGCTCGGACCAGTCGAGGCAGGAGCGGTCGCGGGTCGCCGGGTCCTGCGGGTCGGGAACGTCCTCCTCGGCCCAGCCGTGCGCCGCGAACTCCCGGCGCCGCCCCCGCCGTACGGCCTGGGCGAGTTCCGGATCGGTGTGGTCGGTGAAGAACTGCCAGGGCGTGGACGCGGCCCACTCCTCGCCCATGAAGAGCATCGGCGTGAACGGGCCCGTGAGCACCAGCGCGGCCGCGCAGGCCAGCAGCCCGGGGGAGAGGGAGGCGGAGAGTCGGTCGCCCTGGGCGCGGTTGCCGACCTGGTCGTGGGTCTGGGTGTAGCCCAGCAGACGGTGCGCCGACACGCTCGTACGGTCCAGGGGGCGGCCGTGGCGGCGCTCCCGGAACGACGAGTACGTGCCGTCGTGGAAGTAGCCGCCCGTCAAGGTCTTCGCCAGGCCCGCCAGACCGGCCCGCGCG from Streptomyces sp. DSM 40750 includes these protein-coding regions:
- a CDS encoding aminoglycoside phosphotransferase family protein; the encoded protein is MTQAPTPTADSVRRLVRSLLKNGEGRGGGPDVRPVAGDEARRTWWVGTRHVLRLTTDRHAVGRQLRELRLRDLVRPHIGVAVPVSVAAGEWSGGLTYTLDTRLPGGTAEDHDVSAVGEADLAALLTGLREVPLRQAETLGVPRLAPRSLEALRTAAGRAARVLAEADEFDAARLGQLTPASATQLTAPAAVLVHHGLTGDHLVVSADGRVRGVLDWTDAVIGDPAEDIAGLATAVGSPAAVRAATLAGYGARPCLRGLWLSRCDTVIALAEGVRGRAAAPLPVLRDRLRRTWEAILLERVTDLRGED